A genomic region of Streptomyces rimosus contains the following coding sequences:
- the nicT gene encoding Nickel transporter NicT, with the protein MIHEVLERDHRMPLSTDPPYPSSPSPTSAASSSAAPASPLPDFRWRRQDTVRTAGLMAVIAGLHIVAFGVLFLLVVPHHYAVGSQVFGVGLGLTAYTLGMRHAFDADHIAAIDNTTRKLMADGKRPVSVGFWFALGHSSVVVAMAALVAGGAQLAGTLLDDDSRAHQVLGTVGTTVSGGFLYLIAALNLVALAGIWRVFRAMREGRYDETELEQHLDSRGFMNRVLGRFTRSITRPGQMYPLGLLFGLGFDTATEVTLMVMAGSGAAAGLPWYAILVLPLLFAAGMSLFDTLDGTFMNFAYQWAFSNPVRKVYYNLTITGLSIAVAFFIGTIELVTVLHDKLDLKDGVTDWISSIDLDNVGFIIVGLFVVVWAAALAYWRLAGVEKRWSARASGAEAGAGAGEGG; encoded by the coding sequence CTGATCCACGAGGTGCTGGAGCGTGACCACCGGATGCCCCTGTCCACAGATCCCCCCTACCCTTCTTCCCCTTCCCCCACTTCGGCCGCGTCGTCCTCAGCCGCTCCCGCCTCCCCCCTGCCCGACTTCCGCTGGCGGCGGCAGGACACCGTGCGGACCGCGGGGCTGATGGCGGTCATCGCCGGGCTGCACATCGTGGCCTTCGGCGTGCTCTTCCTGCTGGTCGTGCCGCACCACTACGCGGTGGGCTCGCAGGTCTTCGGCGTCGGCCTCGGCCTGACCGCGTACACCCTCGGCATGCGGCACGCCTTCGACGCGGACCACATCGCCGCCATCGACAACACCACCCGCAAACTGATGGCCGACGGCAAGCGGCCGGTCTCCGTGGGCTTCTGGTTCGCGCTCGGGCACTCCAGCGTGGTCGTCGCCATGGCGGCGCTGGTCGCCGGCGGCGCGCAGCTCGCGGGCACCCTGCTGGACGACGATTCGCGCGCCCACCAGGTGCTCGGCACCGTGGGCACCACGGTCTCCGGCGGCTTCCTGTACCTCATCGCCGCGCTCAACCTGGTCGCGCTGGCGGGCATCTGGCGGGTGTTCCGCGCCATGCGAGAGGGCCGGTACGACGAGACGGAGCTGGAGCAGCACCTCGACTCGCGCGGCTTCATGAACCGCGTACTGGGCCGCTTCACCCGCTCCATCACCCGGCCCGGCCAGATGTACCCGCTCGGTCTGCTCTTCGGCCTCGGCTTCGACACCGCGACCGAGGTGACGCTGATGGTGATGGCGGGCAGCGGCGCGGCGGCCGGTCTGCCCTGGTACGCGATCCTGGTGCTGCCGCTGCTGTTCGCGGCCGGAATGAGCCTGTTCGACACCCTGGACGGCACGTTCATGAACTTCGCGTACCAGTGGGCGTTCTCGAACCCGGTACGCAAGGTCTACTACAACCTCACGATCACCGGCCTGTCGATCGCCGTCGCGTTCTTCATCGGCACCATCGAGCTGGTCACCGTCCTGCACGACAAGCTGGACCTGAAGGACGGCGTCACCGACTGGATCTCGTCCATCGACCTGGACAACGTCGGCTTCATCATCGTCGGCCTGTTCGTGGTCGTCTGGGCGGCGGCCCTGGCGTACTGGCGCTTGGCCGGGGTGGAGAAGCGCTGGTCGGCGCGGGCTTCGGGAGCGGAGGCCGGGGCCGGGGCCGGGGAGGGTGGCTGA
- a CDS encoding ABC transporter substrate-binding protein, translated as MTAAVTVLAVAALAAGCGSADGRESGRAGSRDDAAGGFPVTVTDCDGRKTTFSTAPRKIVTSNAASLEMLLRLGVEDRIVGTGFPPGKGTLPGELDARAQRVPVLGKTVIPKEKLLGSGADLYIDTFASMGNMGGAATGPTETEFAAAGIKHVYLASTACAPRKKVPQRDLSAVEGDIRRLGQVTGTSPRALQLVAEMEKKVSGVRKAIADVPAEKRPSYFFFDFDAGTKQPVAVCNRQVANAVLTEAGARNVFADCAGDFQRVSWEDVVGKDPDWIQLGVRNRGSAAANEKAFGEAEQFLRTFPATAGLRAVKEGKFLRIGSERTTIAGVGNADTVRRIAATLYPDRLGGGEGTDGVAAGGAGR; from the coding sequence GTGACGGCGGCGGTGACGGTGCTGGCGGTGGCCGCGCTGGCCGCGGGGTGCGGCAGTGCCGACGGGCGGGAGTCCGGGAGGGCGGGCAGCCGGGACGACGCGGCGGGTGGCTTTCCGGTCACCGTCACCGATTGCGACGGGCGGAAGACGACCTTTTCCACGGCGCCGCGGAAAATCGTCACGAGCAATGCGGCGAGTCTGGAGATGCTGCTTCGGCTGGGTGTCGAGGACCGGATTGTCGGCACCGGATTCCCGCCGGGCAAGGGCACGTTGCCGGGTGAACTCGATGCTCGGGCGCAGCGGGTGCCGGTCCTGGGCAAAACGGTGATCCCGAAGGAGAAACTGCTCGGCTCCGGGGCCGATCTCTACATCGACACGTTCGCTTCGATGGGCAACATGGGCGGGGCGGCGACCGGCCCCACCGAGACGGAATTCGCCGCGGCGGGCATCAAGCACGTCTATCTGGCCTCGACCGCATGCGCGCCGCGCAAGAAGGTGCCGCAGCGGGATCTGTCCGCGGTCGAGGGGGACATCCGGCGCCTCGGGCAGGTCACGGGCACATCGCCGAGGGCGTTGCAGCTGGTGGCGGAGATGGAGAAGAAGGTTTCCGGGGTACGGAAGGCCATCGCGGACGTACCGGCGGAGAAACGGCCGTCGTATTTCTTCTTCGATTTCGACGCGGGAACGAAGCAGCCCGTGGCCGTCTGCAACCGGCAGGTGGCGAACGCGGTGCTGACCGAGGCCGGGGCGCGGAACGTCTTCGCGGACTGCGCGGGTGATTTCCAGCGGGTCTCGTGGGAGGACGTGGTCGGCAAGGACCCGGACTGGATCCAGCTCGGTGTACGGAACCGGGGCAGCGCCGCGGCCAATGAGAAGGCGTTCGGTGAGGCCGAGCAATTCCTCCGGACGTTCCCGGCCACGGCGGGGCTGCGCGCGGTGAAGGAAGGGAAATTCCTGCGCATCGGCTCGGAGCGGACGACCATCGCGGGGGTCGGCAACGCCGATACGGTACGGCGGATCGCGGCGACGCTGTATCCGGACCGGCTGGGCGGCGGAGAGGGCACGGATGGCGTGGCTGCCGGCGGGGCGGGCCGCTGA
- a CDS encoding FecCD family ABC transporter permease, whose protein sequence is MGRLVAGRARTDAGPAGTGARPARTDASPAGTASGPTDEAPDPTRTPPSPAHTLWIAVGLLLALLVALTAAVSLGATDIAPGEVWSVVFRRLGGEPPRPGTDDLIVWQLRVPRALLAALVGAGLGLVGTATQALVRNPLADPYLLGISNGASLGAVAAMVLGAGAMAGMDGLFGTGGAGGAGGAFGLGGGLGLSLAAFAGALTAFALVWTLARRGGGFAPLRLVLAGVGIGQFLAGFTSYLVLQAGDEQQTRGVLFWLMGSLGGATWGTLALPVLAVPAGLLVLQARARALNALTMGDETAASVGVDVVRLRRLLFVVTSLLTGVLVAVSGAIAFVGLMVPHLCRLIVGGDHRRLLPLAALTGALLLVVVDIVCRTAMDGQELPVGVVTALIGAPVLLYVLDRRLGVGA, encoded by the coding sequence ATGGGGCGGTTGGTTGCGGGGCGGGCCCGTACGGACGCGGGGCCTGCCGGTACGGGCGCGAGGCCCGCTCGTACGGACGCGAGCCCCGCCGGTACGGCCTCGGGCCCCACCGATGAGGCCCCGGACCCCACTCGTACGCCCCCAAGCCCCGCCCACACGCTCTGGATCGCCGTCGGGCTCCTCCTCGCCCTGCTCGTCGCGCTGACCGCCGCCGTTTCGCTCGGTGCCACCGACATCGCGCCGGGCGAGGTGTGGTCGGTGGTGTTCCGGCGGCTGGGCGGGGAGCCGCCGCGGCCCGGTACGGACGATCTGATCGTCTGGCAGCTGCGGGTCCCCAGGGCGCTGCTCGCCGCGCTGGTCGGCGCGGGGCTCGGGCTCGTCGGTACGGCCACCCAGGCGTTGGTGCGCAACCCGCTCGCCGACCCGTACCTGCTGGGCATCTCCAACGGTGCCTCGCTCGGCGCGGTGGCCGCGATGGTGCTGGGCGCGGGGGCCATGGCCGGGATGGACGGGCTGTTCGGAACAGGAGGGGCAGGAGGAGCGGGAGGAGCGTTCGGGCTGGGCGGGGGCTTGGGGCTGTCCCTGGCCGCCTTCGCCGGGGCGCTCACCGCGTTCGCGCTGGTCTGGACGCTGGCGCGGCGCGGCGGCGGCTTCGCGCCGCTGCGGCTGGTGCTCGCGGGCGTTGGTATCGGGCAGTTCCTGGCCGGGTTCACCAGCTATCTGGTCCTCCAGGCCGGGGACGAACAGCAGACGCGCGGCGTGCTGTTCTGGCTGATGGGCAGCCTCGGCGGTGCCACGTGGGGCACGCTCGCCCTGCCGGTGCTCGCCGTGCCCGCCGGGCTGCTGGTCCTCCAGGCACGTGCCCGCGCGCTCAACGCGCTGACCATGGGGGACGAGACGGCGGCGAGCGTGGGCGTGGACGTCGTCCGGCTGCGCCGGCTGCTGTTCGTGGTGACCAGCCTGCTGACCGGCGTACTGGTCGCGGTGTCCGGGGCCATCGCCTTCGTGGGCCTGATGGTGCCGCACCTGTGCCGGCTGATCGTCGGGGGCGACCACCGACGGCTGCTGCCGCTGGCCGCGCTCACCGGGGCGCTGCTGCTGGTGGTGGTCGACATCGTGTGCCGTACCGCCATGGACGGCCAGGAGTTGCCGGTGGGCGTGGTGACGGCGCTGATCGGTGCGCCGGTGCTGCTCTACGTGCTGGACCGGCGGTTGGGAGTGGGGGCATGA
- a CDS encoding ABC transporter ATP-binding protein, whose amino-acid sequence MRIDIEDLHVSYAGRCVVAGVHLMAAPGEIAGVIGPNGSGKSTVLRTVYRHLRPDAGRVLLAGEDIRSMPPTRTARHIAALPQERGGDFELTVHEVVAMGRTPYKRAFAGDDRADRETVARALAEVGLAGYGGRRFSALSGGERQRALLARAFAQAPDVLVLDEPTNHLDVRHQVELLALLRGRACTTLVSLHDLNAAASVCDRLHVLSEGAVVASGAPREVLTPELLAEVFGVRATVVDHPLTGDPLIAVDQRRVADGGT is encoded by the coding sequence CTGCGTATCGACATCGAGGACCTGCACGTGTCCTACGCCGGCCGGTGCGTGGTGGCCGGTGTGCACTTGATGGCCGCGCCGGGGGAGATCGCGGGGGTGATCGGGCCGAACGGGAGCGGCAAGTCCACGGTGCTGCGTACCGTCTACCGGCACCTGCGGCCGGATGCGGGCCGGGTGCTGCTGGCCGGGGAGGACATCCGGTCCATGCCGCCGACGCGTACCGCCCGGCACATCGCCGCCCTGCCCCAGGAACGCGGCGGCGACTTCGAACTCACCGTCCACGAGGTGGTGGCGATGGGCCGCACCCCGTACAAGCGGGCGTTCGCGGGTGACGACCGCGCCGACCGGGAGACGGTGGCCCGCGCCCTGGCCGAGGTGGGACTGGCCGGGTACGGCGGGCGGCGGTTCTCGGCGCTGTCCGGCGGGGAGCGGCAGCGGGCGCTGCTGGCCCGCGCGTTCGCCCAGGCCCCGGACGTGCTCGTCTTGGACGAGCCGACGAACCACCTGGACGTACGGCACCAGGTCGAGCTGCTGGCCCTGCTGCGCGGCCGGGCCTGCACGACGCTCGTCTCGCTGCACGACCTGAACGCGGCGGCTTCGGTCTGCGACCGGCTGCATGTGCTGTCCGAGGGGGCGGTGGTGGCGTCCGGCGCGCCGCGCGAGGTGCTCACGCCGGAGCTGCTGGCCGAGGTGTTCGGGGTACGGGCGACGGTGGTCGACCATCCGCTGACGGGGGACCCGCTGATCGCCGTCGATCAGCGGCGGGTCGCGGATGGCGGCACCTGA
- a CDS encoding L-tyrosine/L-tryptophan isonitrile synthase family protein, whose translation MRHPAPSAPATMAADILAALLPHHRTLEATAPAHEAAPTDFPYQLRQLEHLIAARRPIVLTLPGFPCKSPNPAKVIGHLPDEGERLALRFLDGLCARIGERYAPGARLVICSDGHIFSDLIGVPDPHVDAYNDALRAMIRTAGLSHLSTFDLRDVYGDLPCDAKREQVLRRYAPSLDALRAETRDTAAHDGETLRLYRGITRFLFEDTTGFEGTRSALQRACRSRAYGVIRRSRAWGALIAEHHPDAVRLSIHPQPRGAAKFGIRLLDAPDAWMTPWHACVLRQADGGVRLLRAADAARLGRLVHRDGRPSHYVEGAGRPAPVRMTAQVPPSATRR comes from the coding sequence ATGAGACACCCGGCACCCAGCGCACCGGCCACCATGGCCGCCGACATCCTCGCCGCCCTCCTCCCCCACCACCGCACCCTGGAGGCGACGGCCCCGGCACACGAGGCGGCGCCCACCGACTTCCCGTACCAGCTCCGGCAATTGGAGCACCTGATAGCGGCGCGCCGCCCGATCGTCCTCACCCTCCCCGGCTTCCCCTGCAAGTCCCCCAACCCCGCCAAGGTCATCGGCCACCTCCCCGACGAGGGCGAACGCCTCGCGCTGCGCTTCCTCGACGGGCTCTGCGCCCGGATCGGCGAGCGGTACGCGCCGGGCGCGCGGCTCGTCATCTGCTCCGACGGGCACATCTTCAGCGACCTGATCGGCGTCCCGGACCCGCACGTCGACGCGTACAACGACGCGCTGCGCGCCATGATCCGTACGGCCGGACTGTCCCACCTGAGCACCTTCGACCTCCGCGACGTCTACGGGGACCTGCCCTGCGACGCCAAACGCGAGCAGGTACTCCGCCGGTACGCCCCGTCCCTGGACGCCCTGCGCGCCGAGACCAGGGACACGGCGGCCCACGACGGCGAAACGCTGCGCCTGTACAGGGGCATCACCCGCTTCCTGTTCGAGGACACCACCGGCTTCGAGGGCACCCGTTCCGCGCTGCAACGCGCCTGCCGCAGCCGCGCCTACGGAGTCATCCGGCGCAGCCGCGCCTGGGGCGCGCTGATCGCCGAGCACCACCCCGACGCCGTACGGCTGTCCATCCACCCGCAGCCGCGCGGCGCGGCCAAGTTCGGCATCCGGCTGCTCGACGCGCCCGACGCCTGGATGACGCCGTGGCACGCGTGCGTACTGCGGCAGGCCGACGGCGGCGTACGGCTGCTGCGCGCGGCGGACGCGGCGCGGCTGGGGCGCCTCGTCCACCGGGACGGCCGCCCGAGCCACTACGTGGAGGGAGCTGGGCGGCCGGCGCCGGTCCGGATGACGGCTCAGGTGCCGCCATCCGCGACCCGCCGCTGA
- a CDS encoding cytochrome P450 family protein: protein MRPPRLPEPLPLYGEDYKRDPYPLYAELRERGPVHRVRFPSGVHAWLVTGYEAAHRALNDPRLGKHHSRGNAAWRARASIMPEPQHSRLQVHLLHQDPPRHTAMRRLITDAFAPRRIAGLRPRFERLAEALLDELPPAGPSGEGGPERGARADLVASFAARFPFLVLAEVIGLPDAFTARFDRDWGKVVQPVGPDDPGRPAYEARLRGLQGYIADLVQHKRRERGTDLLSRLVTARDAGELDDAELDSMIFQLLVAGQEPVTNQITTALTALLRHPEHLARLRDDPALLPRAVEELLRYDSAFELTTWRFLAADADVSGTRIPAGDSVIVSLCAANRDPARFPAPDTLDFDRTPNPHLAFGHGIHFCPGATLARTELHIALETLLRRLPGLRLAVPDADLRWIPAVLARGVDELPVSYGAVGGAAGSDGGVGTEPAGSGTEPAGTPAGRGGGSGTEPAGPPPYACPFSGSAGEAATR, encoded by the coding sequence ATGCGCCCACCCCGCCTACCCGAACCGCTCCCCCTCTACGGGGAGGACTACAAGCGCGACCCGTACCCCCTGTACGCCGAGCTGCGCGAGCGCGGCCCCGTCCACCGGGTCAGGTTCCCGAGCGGCGTGCACGCCTGGCTCGTCACCGGATACGAGGCCGCTCACCGGGCGCTGAACGATCCCCGGCTGGGCAAGCACCACTCCCGCGGCAACGCCGCCTGGCGCGCCCGTGCCTCGATCATGCCCGAGCCGCAGCATTCGCGGCTCCAGGTCCACCTGCTGCACCAGGACCCGCCCCGGCACACCGCCATGCGGCGCCTGATCACCGACGCCTTCGCACCCAGGCGGATCGCCGGACTCCGGCCGCGGTTCGAGCGCTTGGCGGAGGCGCTGTTGGATGAACTGCCGCCCGCAGGGCCGAGCGGCGAAGGCGGTCCGGAGCGGGGCGCCCGCGCCGACCTGGTCGCCTCGTTCGCGGCGCGCTTCCCCTTCCTCGTGCTCGCCGAGGTCATCGGCCTGCCGGACGCGTTCACCGCGCGCTTCGACCGCGACTGGGGCAAGGTCGTCCAGCCCGTCGGCCCGGACGATCCCGGCCGTCCGGCGTACGAGGCCCGGCTGCGCGGCTTGCAGGGCTATATCGCCGACCTCGTACAACACAAGCGGCGGGAACGCGGCACCGACCTGCTCTCCCGTCTGGTCACCGCCCGCGACGCCGGGGAACTGGACGATGCCGAGCTGGACTCCATGATCTTCCAACTCCTCGTCGCCGGACAGGAACCCGTCACCAACCAGATCACCACAGCGCTGACCGCCCTGCTCCGGCACCCGGAACACCTCGCGCGGCTGCGCGACGACCCCGCGCTCCTCCCCCGCGCGGTGGAGGAACTGCTCCGCTACGACAGTGCTTTCGAGCTGACGACCTGGCGGTTCCTCGCGGCGGACGCGGACGTGTCGGGCACGCGGATTCCGGCCGGCGACTCCGTGATCGTCTCGCTGTGCGCGGCCAACCGCGACCCCGCCCGCTTCCCCGCCCCCGACACGCTCGACTTCGACCGTACGCCCAACCCGCATCTCGCCTTCGGCCACGGCATCCACTTCTGCCCGGGCGCCACGCTCGCCCGTACCGAACTGCACATCGCTCTGGAAACGCTGCTCCGCCGCCTGCCGGGCCTGCGCCTGGCCGTGCCGGATGCCGACTTGAGGTGGATACCGGCGGTGCTGGCGCGCGGGGTGGATGAGCTTCCGGTCTCGTACGGGGCGGTTGGCGGGGCTGCGGGCAGCGATGGCGGGGTGGGTACAGAACCGGCCGGATCGGGTACAGAACCGGCCGGTACTCCTGCGGGCAGAGGCGGCGGGTCGGGTACAGAACCCGCCGGACCGCCTCCGTACGCCTGCCCCTTCAGCGGCTCTGCCGGAGAGGCCGCCACCCGATGA